Genomic segment of Hydra vulgaris chromosome 11, alternate assembly HydraT2T_AEP:
actaaaagatTGGAGGCCTGTAGAGCAGCAAGAGGTGGTCACATATCTGACATTCTTCTCCATAATAAACTGCCATGTGTCTActttattaatcaataaaaaagatcaaaaaagttattattttattaaaaaattaaaaagttaattcaaattttaaaaccctttagtttaatttttatgtaaaagcaAAAAAGATCCTAATCTACTTAACTGTGCAcatcataaaaaaatcttttctagaAATGATTACCGCAAGTTATTCAAACTAAGTATATTCTTTCTTAGCAGATTTTTTCAGAACTTTAGATTCCTGTAGTCTGGTACAATGCATGGCGCAAGATTCATGGCTGATACAATATATATTCTAACTATTCAGATGACCAAAGTTACACACTAGATAATAACAGTGGACAAGGAAGAAAAGATTAATGATGCCACCTTATTCATAACTGTTATATATGCAAcatgttttctaaaaattagAATAGCAGCTCCAAGATGCAATGCGGTGgtattaaaaaactcttttgagcTGAAGATATCTTTTTGCTCTAGGAAGTAAAAAGAATCTTAGAAATGCTCTGATTAAAAGCTTAAAACGTCAACATGGCATTTAGATAAACAAATAGTTGTTCTTTCACTAGCAAACAAATTTCTGCCTGAtatcaataaagtaaaaatgatgttataaaaaaattgtaaaaattatgtttcttttaactcatatattaattttgtttacgggtaattccatgtcaaatcatccaaaaaaatcaaaaaatgtcaCCCTATGTTTaagattttgctaatttttttatatgttatatggtttatgaaaattaagaaaatttgaaatttggaACCTCCAACCCCTTACGGTTCTTGAGATATTCaggttttaattttcttatttatgctGACTtagcattttttgcaaaatgtatttttgtcattaaatagCAATAATTAATGGACGAAATAAGGTATCATTCTGAAATTTGGTACATAGACAATCTTCCATATGGCggatacaaatattaaattaaaaaaatttttagaccaCGTTAAGTATAtgtaaattgaataataatGGCATTTATTTTGGGGTATTTTGACGGTCAAATTTGTGATGTCaccttgataatttttttttaggcattACTATAACTTACAATATAGGTATCAAACttcactattaattaaaaatatattattgcattttttgacttttctaAATTCAGCCTTTCAAGAAAAGCTTATataaatgctgagtcagcataaaatttattgctaacttattaatgaaaaaattagctATTTCTGGttgtaaaaagtaattttcaaaGTCATTTTGAAGGCAATAATagatgtatataaatataaattctaaattttttgtacCTGGGGTAGGCCCCCCCGCCCTCCcaaaaaaaacgaaaattttcctaattttgtaaaaagttatttttaaagtcattttgagagcaatgataaatttttaggtatttataaatattttgtgggGTAGGCTTCCCCCTCACCCGCCCTACCacgaaaaatatatatatattttgctaatTTTGTTATACCAATAAAATAAGGATTgctttcttaaaatttttccatCAAGCTTTTGGATGCCAGCTAGGTTGGGGGTCGCAATTAGGCATATTACCAAATCtttccaaaaatgttttaatgaaaatatataaagacaAGTTACTAAGAGATTTTTATTTGTGAGGCCAAATTGTGCTAATTACACGTACAATTATATtgtaactatatttaaaaaaattatatacaagtataaaaataatgacgCAATagaaactttttctaaaaatcaataatttttgccAACTCAACTTCTGAAATTTTGTATACACGACCATTTGTTGTAGATAGCGGATCAATGGTACATAAAATATGATTTGATGGGACCCAACACATATCTTCTCGTGCAGGCCAAGAAAAACTTGGACTGGGACCATGTGGGtgcataaattgaattttattatctCCTTCTCCttcatcttttttgtttataattccAATCCACCAAAAGCTGTCATACATGCAAGCTACATAGTCCATATGATTATAAATAACTTGCTGCACAACCAGCTCATTTGGTATCTGCACAAGCTTAAATGTCTGAACATCAGTTTGTTGACTCAtccttttaaaagaaattgtataTTTATCAATTGGTATAAAATGGTGAAAGGATCTTGTTCCTGGCAAGGTTCTTCCCATAGTAAACCTTGGTTGCAATGATGATCGTACttcatttatttctattttataaactaaaataaattgaatgttttttatattggttACACAAAATTCAAACATCTTATCTACCTCCAAAATCTGTCCAGTCACTGTTCTTTTTAAACTAGCTTGTGCAGTTAATCGTTTTACTGTGTCGCCAATGCCATCACAAGCAGACTTACCATGGCTAGTAGCAAAAAAAACCCATTCAGCATCAATATCAAAGTCTTCTTTGTGATGACAaagattaataaagtttttaaagtttttatattgtgcTGCACATCCATCAGTgaagtatttaatattactaatcTGTAGAATGTTTGCCTTAATGTAATTGGTAATGAGCTgttgtattttatatacaaagtaTACATCATGCTCAGCGTCATCAGAAAGGATGCAAAATGACTTTAATAGTAGTTTATCATTTgatttatagtaaataataataggGTGAAGTGTACATTTTGGTTTATTCCAATGGTAACTTTGCACCTCATCCTGAACAATAAATTGGAAGTTCTCTGCAAAGTCACCCAATACTATAcactcattttaatttaataactctttACAGTCTTTGAGGTACTTGGCTTGACTTTTAGCTATAAGTGAATGAGATgttaatttatctattttattgcatataaggTCGATAACAtcttcaataataattttttgattgatcAGCGTAGTTCTATCTGTATACTGCCATTGGTTAATTGTTATTTCTTTATCGCTGTTGTCAAACTTTGCTGTTAAGAATTCTTTTAAAGCAGCAATACCGGGGCATAACGGACATCGATGTAACATGCACTCTACATTATCCCTATTGCAAACAATCATTTCCATCAAATCTCTATAGTCTTTGTCAATTTTAAGAGCATCAGTTAACAACTTAACATTCTGATGATAGGTACAGACACAAACACAGTGGGTGCCAGACGAGTTTGTGGTTATACACCATCTAGGGCGAAGGCTGCAAAACTTAGAAAATCCGACGTTTAAGTTAGAATGTTGGAATTTAAATGCTACATATAGTTCCtttaaattaatcaatattAGTCTTTTTTGCATGTGTTGCCTGTACCCTATActgacaaaatctttttttccaggCAGCATTCGTGTGTACTCGTCACTTTGATAAAAGCTATGAACAAGATCAATGGTTGCGTGGGAAAGCGACTTTCCTTTTTTTGATGATGGTTTATGCAAaattccatgtttttttttagcttttctaGCTTCTCGTACTAGGTAATtagatacattaaaaaattctgcAGACTTTGCGAGTGACCATGATTCTGGAGTTAGTGTTAATATCTGAATTTTTGCGGAGTATGATGTcacattttttatcttatctttCAATTCATTTAAAAGTGAGTATAGATCGTCAATTTGGTTATCAATTGAAGAACTTAATGGTGTACAAGATGGTGTCAATGTAATCATAGGATCAatatcataaactttttttattttgtttgctgttgCTCCAGTTATTTGATCAAATTTTCTTTTGGCAGCTGGTAATCGTTG
This window contains:
- the LOC136087101 gene encoding uncharacterized protein LOC136087101, translating into MEKCSIGLECNIDCHKQGLTRRQGLLDLSAFSSVEKQELLWRAGLFDCEKVFTTVCYYHREYFGAAFERKFQKCCNLYKKHGNRKKNVKGNVKISLSMAITLKTQDIAAVPGWKLCSSCFKRVHCINKELKSIDQCYSRIEPEQEQRSSLNESLGSIGVSPIKLKSIPKHQRLPAAKRKFDQITGATANKIKKVYDIDPMITLTPSCTPLSSSIDNQIDDLYSLLNELKDKIKNVTSYSAKIQILTLTPESWSLAKSAEFFNVSNYLVREARKAKKKHGILHKPSSKKGKSLSHATIDLVHSFYQSDEYTRMLPGKKDFVSIGYRQHMQKRLILINLKELYVAFKFQHSNLNVGFSKFCSLRPRWCITTNSSGTHCVCVCTYHQNVKLLTDALKIDKDYRDLMEMIVCNRDNVECMLHRCPLCPGIAALKEFLTAKFDNSDKEITINQWQYTDRTTLINQKIIIEDVIDLICNKIDKLTSHSLIAKILGDFAENFQFIVQDEVQSYHWNKPKCTLHPIIIYYKSNDKLLLKSFCILSDDAEHDVYFVYKIQQLITNYIKANILQISNIKYFTDGCAAQYKNFKNFINLCHHKEDFDIDAEWVFFATSHGKSACDGIGDTVKRLTAQASLKRTVTGQILEVDKMFEFCVTNIKNIQFILVYKIEINEVRSSLQPRFTMGRTLPGTRSFHHFIPIDKYTISFKRMSQQTDVQTFKLVQIPNELVVQQVIYNHMDYVACMYDSFWWIGIINKKDEGEGDNKIQFMHPHGPSPSFSWPAREDMCWVPSNHILCTIDPLSTTNGRVYKISEVELAKIIDF